From Triticum urartu cultivar G1812 chromosome 2, Tu2.1, whole genome shotgun sequence, a single genomic window includes:
- the LOC125538807 gene encoding uncharacterized protein LOC125538807 — translation MSLHNECQRQQLRGSNSAKPQTFWTICPTCGTKYQYHHAILLKFVRCQNCSKPFIAHVSTEQPAPSGPDQQFAGVWKNAGIFSEIRSLQKFEPGQVWALYSDKDKCPNCYALIQKVDLKNNKVHARWLEVCPDGEVEKRLVEDRTVGCGTYRVSTTRGITIYTDTKHFSHPVHAIFTGRRNSYEIYPRKGEVWALLKGWDICWSSDAHNQKNYKYEVVQVLSDFTTGTSIVVIPLVKIKVFISLFIQSKEATPYLIPQEDTVWFSHCVPYHLMSGAESEGIPEGALELDPTALPLNLAEALTCVVPESSSLKGLKFDAKYAGSSSGNNSHKGSMKVGERQHATCTNAGIFTKTPAAENRGHNTPFSVGGTDVDELSGHIVQAKVSCPEFFNFDQLRGVNQFRMNQVWAVYDSRSCMPRSYARITKVKRAPKFMVHFIWLEFDPTNKEELAWSCGELPVACGHFRRGKSETAQETCMFSHTISCQKSKMRNSYDIYPRKGEVWALFKGWDIGWGSDAGNHTNYEYEVVQVVSDFTTGTSIIVMPLVKIKGFVSLFMQSKEGSEYPIPRDSTLRFSHCVPHHLMCGTEREGVPQGSLELDPAALPLHLEEAFASVVLEKSSAKCQEFDAKCPGSSGGNNSRKGSVRYGEKQDATCMNTWTFAKMPKEEKTEHNTPSAVECTHVGEKSEDIVRTEYECPDSEFYEFSETRLLPKFGPGQIWSIYSDIDKFPNYYAFIESVDLKNNKVQARWLDACPRGEEERRLVTEDRPVGCGTFKVSTAQGLMTYTGAEIAECFSRLVLARPTGRRNEYEIVPRLGEVWAVYKDWKAGWTARDFSSCDYQLVEIFCHTNSSIRVRLLRKVDGYRAVFTKETTVETIGKDEYLKFSHQIPCFHLTNEGGGKLRGCLELDPYSVPEKFLLTD, via the coding sequence ATGAGTCTCCATAATGAGTGTCAACGACAACAGCTGCGTGGCTCAAACTCTGCAAAGCCACAAACATTTTGGACCATCTGTCCAACTTGTGGCACCAAATATCAGTACCACCATGCAATTTTGTTGAAATTTGTCCGCTGCCAGAATTGCTCGAAGCCCTTTATAGCACATGTTTCAACTGAGCAACCTGCTCCTTCTGGTCCAGATCAACAGTTTGCTGGGGTGTGGAAAAATGCAGGAATATTTTCAGAAATTAGATCGCTTCAGAAGTTCGAACCTGGGCAGGTCTGGGCACTCTACAGTGACAAAGATAAGTGTCCCAACTGCTATGCCTTGATACAGAAAGTTGATCTCAAGAACAATAAAGTACATGCAAGATGGCTGGAAGTTTGTCCTGATGGGGAGGTGGAGAAAAGATTGGTAGAAGATCGAACTGTTGGGTGCGGAACATATAGGGTCTCCACCACCCGTGGTATTACGATTTACACCGACACGAAACACTTTTCTCATCCTGTACATGCCATATTCACTGGTAGAAGGAACTCTTATGAGATATATCCTAGGAAAGGTGAAGTTTGGGCCCTTCTCAAGGGATGGGATATTTGTTGGAGTTCAGATGCTCACAACCAAAAGAACTACAAATATGAAGTTGTTCAGGTCCTCTCTGATTTCACGACAGGCACCAGTATCGTTGTCATTCCGCTTGTAAAGATAAAAGTCTTTATTAGCTTATTTATACAGTCTAAAGAGGCCACTCCATACCTGATACCTCAGGAGGACACGGTATGGTTCTCACACTGCGTCCCGTATCATTTGATGAGTGGAGCTGAAAGTGAAGGCATTCCAGAAGGAGCTCTGGAGCTTGATCCTACAGCTCTTCCCCTTAACTTGGCAGAGGCTCTTACCTGTGTTGTTCCAGAAAGCAGTTCACTAAAAGGCCTGAAGTTTGATGCCAAATATGCTGGCTCATCCAGTGGAAATAATTCTCACAAGGGATCCATGAAGGTTGGGGAGAGGCAACATGCTACGTGCACAAATGCAGGGATCTTTACAAAGACACCGGCGGCTGAGAACAGAGGACATAACACTCCATTTTCTGTAGGAGGTACAGATGTTGATGAGCTATCTGGTCATATTGTTCAAGCAAAAGTATCATGTCCTGAATTTTTCAACTTTGACCAACTTCGAGGTGTAAATCAGTTTAGAATGAACCAGGTCTGGGCTGTCTATGATAGTCGAAGCTGTATGCCAAGATCTTATGCTCGAATTACAAAGGTAAAGAGGGCCCCCAAGTTTATGGTACACTTTATTTGGCTGGAGTTTGATCCCACAAATAAAGAGGAGCTGGCTTGGTCTTGTGGGGAACTGCCTGTTGCTTGTGGACATTTCAGGCGTGGAAAATCAGAAACAGCTCAAGAAACTTGCATGTTCTCTCATACTATTTCCTGTCAGAAAAGCAAGATGAGAAACTCCTATGATATATATCCTAGGAAAGGTGAAGTTTGGGCCCTTTTTAAGGGATGGGACATTGGTTGGGGTTCAGATGCTGGCAACCACACAAACTATGAGTATGAGGTTGTTCAAGTTGTCTCTGATTTCACTACAGGAACTAGCATCATCGTCATGCCGCTTGTAAAAATAAAAGGTTTCGTCAGCTTATTTATGCAGTCAAAAGAGGGAAGTGAGTACCCGATACCGCGGGATAGCACACTGAGGTTTTCACATTGTGTCCCTCATCATCTGATGTGTGGAACTGAAAGAGAAGGCGTTCCACAAGGAAGTCTTGAGCTCGATCCTGCAGCACTCCCCCTTCATTTGGAAGAGGCCTTTGCTTCTGTTGTCCTGGAAAAAAGTTCAGCAAAATGTCAGGAGTTTGATGCCAAATGTCCTGGTTCATCAGGTGGAAATAACTCTCGCAAGGGATCCGTTAGGTACGGAGAGAAGCAAGATGCGACATGCATGAACACATGGACGTTTGCAAAGATGCCAAAAGAAGAGAAGACAGAGCATAACACTCCATCTGCTGTAGAATGTACACATGTTGGTGAGAAATCTGAAGATATTGTCCGAACAGAATATGAATGTCCGGATTCAGAGTTCTATGAATTTTCAGAAACAAGACTGCTTCCCAAGTTCGGACCTGGGCAGATCTGGTCCATCTACAGCGATATCGATAAGTTCCCCAATTACTATGCCTTCATAGAGAGTGttgatctcaagaacaacaaAGTACAAGCAAGATGGCTTGATGCATGCCCCCGGGGAGAGGAGGAGAGAAGACTGGTGACAGAAGATCGGCCTGTTGGCTGCGGAACCTTTAAGGTTTCCACTGCGCAGGGCCTTATGACTTACACTGGTGCAGAAATAGCAGAATGCTTTTCTCGTCTTGTGCTTGCTAGACCAACTGGCAGACGAAACGAATATGAAATCGTGCCTCGCCTTGGTGAGGTCTGGGCCGTTTACAAGGACTGGAAGGCTGGATGGACTGCACGCGATTTTAGCAGCTGTGACTATCAGTTGGTGGAGATATTCTGCCACACTAATTCGTCCATACGAGTTCGGCTGTTAAGAAAGGTTGATGGTTACAGGGCAGTATTTACAAAGGAGACAACTGTGGAGACCATAGGCAAGGATGAGTACCTGAAGTTCTCTCACCAGATCCCTTGCTTCCATCTGACAAACGAAGGAGGAGGCAAGCTTCGAGGCTGTTTGGAGCTGGATCCTTATTCCGTGCCGGAGAAGTTTCTCCTGACTGATTGA